One window of the Melospiza melodia melodia isolate bMelMel2 chromosome 15, bMelMel2.pri, whole genome shotgun sequence genome contains the following:
- the SLC30A4 gene encoding probable proton-coupled zinc antiporter SLC30A4, with translation MAGAGLWASIKSLLGKSEDPLFLNDSSAFDFSDEVGDEDFPRFNKLRVVVADDGSEAAPETPVNGASPGLPSDDESLLERDIALRSARAGRPDPCSGCSSRRERSKQRKVKNRLTLAALLYLLFMTGELIGGYVANSLAIMTDALHMLTDLSGIILTLLALWLSAKSPTKRFTFGFHRLEVLSAIISVLLVYILMAFLLYEAVQRTIHMDYEINGDIMLITAAVGVAVNLIMGFLLNQSGHLHSHSHSHAHSHVPQPSSPSAAQGSSHGHSSHGHSSHGHSSHGHSSLAVRAAFVHALGDLVQSIGVLVAAYIIRFKPEYKIADPICTYVFSILVVFTTVRILCDTGVIILEGVPRHLNVDRIKEDLMKIEDVYSIEDLNVWSLTAGKTTAIVHLQLVPGSSSKWEDVQSKARQLLLNTFGMYKCSVQLQSYKQEMSKTCANCQSSSA, from the exons ATGGCTGGGGCCGGGCTCTGGGCGAGCATCAAGTCCCTGCTAGGGAAGAGCGAGGACCCTCTGTTCCTGAACGACTCCAGTGCCTTTGACTTCTCGGACGAGGTGGGGGATGAGGACTTCCCCAGGTTTAACAAGCTGCGTGTGGTGGTGGCGGACGACGGCTCGGAGGCGGCCCCGGAGACGCCGGTGAACGGGGCGTCCCCGGGGCTGCCGTCCGACGACGAGTCCCTGCTGGAGCGGGACATCGCCCTGCGCAGCGCCCGGGCCGGCCGGCCGGACCCCTGCAGCGGCTGCAGCAGCCGGCGGGAGCGCTCCAAGCAGAGGAAGGTGAAGAATCGGCTGACGCTCGCTGCCCTCCTCTACCTCCTCTTCATGACGGGGGAGCTCATAG GTGGCTATGTTGCTAACAGTCTAGCAATTATGACAGATGCACTTCACATGCTCACTGACCTTAGTGGTATTATTTTGACCCTCCTCGCTCTCTGGCTGTCTGCAAAATCTCCAACAAAGAGATTCACTTTTGGATTTCATCGCTTAG AAGTACTGTCAGCCATCATTAGTGTACTGCTGGTCTATATCCTTATGGCATTCCTGTTGTATGAGGCTGTTCAGAGAACAATCCATATGGACTATGAAATAAATGGTGATATCATGCTCATCACAGCAGCCGTCGGTGTTGCAGTTAACTTAAT AATGGGGTTTTTGCTGAATCAGTCTGGCCACCTTcactcccactcccattcccacgCTCACTCTCATGTACCTCAGCCGAGCTCTCCGagcgcagcccagggcagcagccacgggcacagcagccacgggcacagcagccacgggcacagcagccatgggcacagcagcctggcaGTGAGAGCAGCCTTTGTGCACGCCCTGGGGGACCTGGTGCAGAGCATTGGGGTGCTTGTAGCTGCCTACATCATCCGCTTTAAG CCAGAATACAAGATTGCTGATCCTATATGTACATATGTGTTTTCCATACTGGTGGTTTTTACAACAGTTCGAATTCTGTGTGACACGGGAGTTATTATTCTGGAAG GAGTTCCAAGGCACTTAAATGTGGATCGCATCAAGGAAGACTTGATGAAAATTGAGGATGTTTATTCTATAGAAGATTTAAATGTTTGGTCTCTCACTGCAGGGAAAACAACTGCCATAGTCCACTTGCAACTAG TTCCTGGTAGTTCATCTAAATGGGAGGACGTTCAGTCCAAGGCCCGGCAGCTGCTGCTGAACACGTTTGGAATGTACAAGTGCTCTGTCCAGCTTCAGAGCTACAAACAGGAAATGAGCAAAACCTGTGCGAATTGTCAGAGTTCCAGTGCCTAA
- the BLOC1S6 gene encoding biogenesis of lysosome-related organelles complex 1 subunit 6 → MSGAEGKEAAAAGDPGRSLGPGDASPDEGVVEDLPLIDEKAVEQLTEGLISHYLPDLQRSKSALQELTQNQVVLLETLEQEISKFKECNSIVDINALFSEAKHYHNKLVNIRNEMMMLHEKTSKLKKRALKLQQKRQKEELEREQQREKELEREKQLTAKPAKRT, encoded by the exons ATGAGCGGCGCGGAGGGGAAGGAGGCGGCGGCCGCGGGTGACCCCGGGCGCTCGCTGG GTCCCGGTGATGCATCTCCAGATGAAGGAGTTGTAGAAGATCTGCCTTTAATAGATGAGAAGGCTGTGGAGCAGCTGACTGAAGGATTGATTTCCCACTATCTGCCTGATCTTCAGCGATCAAAATCAGCACTGCAGGAACTTAC acaGAACCAAGTGGTACTGCTAGAAACATTAGAACAAGAAATTTCAAAATTCAAAGAGTGTAACTCCATCGTTGATATCAATGCTTTG TTTTCAGAAGCTAAACACTATCACAACAAGTTAGTGAATATTAGAAATGAAATGATGATGCTGCATGAGAAGACATCAAAGTTAAAA AAAAGGGCACTTAAGCTGCAACAAAAGAGGCAGAAGGAAGAGTTGGAACGGGAGCAGCAACGTGAAAAGGAACTTGAAAGAGAGAAACAGTTAACAGCAAAACCTGCAAAGAGGACCTGA
- the C15H15orf48 gene encoding normal mucosa of esophagus-specific gene 1 protein, whose product MSKGILHTLRTKRELIPLAGILSFAAAGAFSFCIYSLFRKSDVIIHKIGSSEPWETIDPTKPQKLVTINQQWQPIKELEEVKKLTK is encoded by the exons ATGAGCAAGGGCATCTTGCACACGCTTAGAACGAAAAGAGAA CTCATTCCCCTGGCCGGAATATTGTCCTTCGCAGCAGCTGGGGCGTTCTCTTTTTGTATCTATTCCCTCTTCCGCAAATCTGATGTGAT CATTCACAAGATTGGCAGTTCAGAACCATGGGAAACTATTGATCCTACCAAGCCTCAGAAG CTGGTAACAATCAATCAGCAGTGGCAACCTATAAAAGAGCTGGAAGAGGTGAAAAAGCTGACGAAGTGA